In the genome of Trueperaceae bacterium, the window CGGGGGAGCGGGCCATGGCGGGACGCTACCCCGCGGCGTGGCGCCGCCGCGCGCGCGACCCGGCGTCCCGCCGCGCACGTCCGGGACGCGCGCCGGGCTCCGGTCGGCGGGGCTCCCGAACCCGTCGCGCGGGGCGTCCGGAAGCGAGTACCCTGCGGGAACGGAGGTGCCGCATGGATGCACGAACGCCGCACGCGGACGAGGCCTACGACGACGAGGCGGTGGAGGCCGCTGCGCGCCGGGTGGAGGCGCACCCCGACTACCGGGTGGTGCGCCGCCTGCCCGACGACCCTGCGAGCGACGGGGCGGGGGCCCCCTTCCGGTGGGGGGTGTACGTCGACGTCGAGACGACCGGGATGCGCGCCGGGCGCGACGCGATCATCGAGTTGGCGATGGTGCTGTTCGGGTACGACGCCGAGGGCCGCATCACCGGCATCGAGGACCGCTTCGACGCGTTCGAGGATCCGGGGCGCCCCATCCCCGAGGAGGTCGTGGCGCTGACCGGCATTCGCGACGAGGACGTCGCGGGGCAGGTGCTCGACGAGGCTGCGGTCGTGGCGATGGTGGAGCGCGCCGACCTGGTGGTGGCGCACAACGCCGCCTTCGACCGCGCGTTCCTCGAGGCGCGCTTCCCCGCCTTCGCGGCGCGGCCGTGGGCGTGCAGCGCGCGGGACGTCGATTGGCGGGCCGAGGGCCTCGAGAGCCAGAAGCTCGAGTACCTCGCCTACCGGCGGGGCGTGTTCTACGAGGCGCACCGGGCCGTGACCGATTGCGTGGCCGGCGTGTACGTGCTGGCGCAACCGTTGCCGAGCGACGGCGTGCCCGCCATGGCGCGCCTCCTGGAGGCGGCCCGCCGCTCCGACGTGCTCGTCGAGGCGTTCGGCTCACCGTACGAGA includes:
- a CDS encoding 3'-5' exonuclease, which encodes MDARTPHADEAYDDEAVEAAARRVEAHPDYRVVRRLPDDPASDGAGAPFRWGVYVDVETTGMRAGRDAIIELAMVLFGYDAEGRITGIEDRFDAFEDPGRPIPEEVVALTGIRDEDVAGQVLDEAAVVAMVERADLVVAHNAAFDRAFLEARFPAFAARPWACSARDVDWRAEGLESQKLEYLAYRRGVFYEAHRAVTDCVAGVYVLAQPLPSDGVPAMARLLEAARRSDVLVEAFGSPYETKDLLKARGYRWRAEAKVWWRMVPADAIEAERGWLTANVYPAGARGAKETPVTAYERYSPRLFGA